A stretch of Eulemur rufifrons isolate Redbay chromosome 5, OSU_ERuf_1, whole genome shotgun sequence DNA encodes these proteins:
- the LOC138383467 gene encoding zinc finger and SCAN domain-containing protein 30 isoform X1 yields the protein MSGEATALAYRAPKEQEGLIIVKVEEENYVWGQDFGLQGNPWSQEVFRQRFRQFGYSDSTGPREALSRLWELCCQWLRPEVHSKEQILELLVLEQFLAILPKELQAWVREHRPENGEEAVTMLEELEKELDEPRQQDTAHGQEMIWKEVTSMGALKSLSSPLQPLENQCKSEAQEPQAFQERDGKMVADDTLTAKDEIIECAASVAVISSEGLPREMPSEQIVEEALGGLGNSEKQEGNAARNKMSPLPSQERHFSLATFNKKIPTEKSVLDCNESEGSLDLRSNDATQQRVHTGERLFECFDCGKAFCQSSKLIRHQRIHTGERPYACKECSKAFSLSSDLVRHQRIHSGEKPYECCECGKAFRGSSELIRHRRIHTGEKPYECGECGKAFSRSSALIQHMKIHTGDKSYECIECGKAFGRSSILIEHQRIHTGEKPYECSECGKSFNQSSALTQHQRIHTGEKPYECSECRKTFRHRSGLMQHQRTHTRV from the exons ATGTCAGGAGAGGCCACGGCCTTGGCCTACCGTGCTCCGAAAGAACAAGAAGGACTTATAATTGTGAAGGTCGAAGAAGAGAATTATGTTTGGGGACAGGACTTTGGCCTTCAGGGAAACCCCTGGAGCCAGGAGGTATTCCGTCAGCGGTTCAGGCAGTTTGGTTACTCCGACTCCACTGGGCCCCGGGAGGCTCTGAGCCGACTCTGGGAGCTGTGTTGTCAGTGGCTGCGGCCGGAGGTGCACTCCAAGGAGCAGATCCTGGAGCTGCTGGTGCTGGAGCAGTTCCTGGCCATCCTGCCCAAGGAGTTGCAGGCCTGGGTGCGAGAGCATCGGCCAGAGAATGGAGAGGAAGCCGTGACTATGCTggaggagctggagaaggaactTGATGAGCCAAGGCAACAG GACACAGCTCATGGCCAAGAAATGATCTGGAAGGAAGTGACATCCATGGGAGCCCTGAAGTCTCTGAGTAGCCCACTGCAGCCCTTGGAGAACCAGTGCAAGAGTGAGGCTCAGGAGCCTCAGGCTTTCCAAGAGAGAG ATGGCAAGATGGTGGCTGACGACACGTTGACAGCAAAGGATGAAATTATTGAATGTGCAGCCTCAGTAGCTGTGATATCCTCAGAAGGGCTTCCTCGGGAAATGCCTTCAGAACAGATAGTTGAAGAAGCTTTGGGAGGTCTAGGCAACTCTGAGAAGCAAGAGGGAAATGCTGCAAGGAACAAAATGAGTCCGCTTCCTTCCCAGGAAAGACATTTCAGTCTGGCAACCTTCAACAAGAAAATTCCCACCGAAAAGAGTGTCCTTGACTGTAATGAAAGTGAAGGCAGTCTTGATCTGAGATCAAATGATGCTACACAACAGAGAGTTCACACTGGGGAAAGGCTCTTTGAGTGCTTTGACTGTGGGAAGGCCTTTTGCCAGAGCTCAAAGCTGATTAgacatcaaagaattcatactggagagagacCTTACGCATGTAAAGAATGTAGCAAAGCCTTCAGTTTGAGCTCAGACCTTGTtagacatcagagaattcatagtggcgaaaaaccctatgaatgttgtgaatgtgggaaagccttcagggGCAGCTCAGAGCTCATCAGGCATCGGagaatccacactggagagaagccttatgaatgtggtgaatgtgggaaagctttcagCCGGAGCTCAGCCCTTATTCAGCATATGAAAATTCACACTGGAGATAAAAGCTATGAATGTATCGAGTGTGGTAAGGCTTTTGGTAGGAGCTCTATCCTTATTGAACATcaaagaattcacactggagagaaaccttatgaatgtagtGAATGTGGAAAATCCTTCAATCAGAGCTCAGCCCTCACCCAgcaccagagaattcacactggggagaaaccttatgaatgcaGTGAATGTAGGAAAACATTTAGGCATAGGTCAGGCCTTATGCAGCATCAGCGAACACACACCAGAGTTTAA